The following coding sequences lie in one Rutidosis leptorrhynchoides isolate AG116_Rl617_1_P2 chromosome 4, CSIRO_AGI_Rlap_v1, whole genome shotgun sequence genomic window:
- the LOC139842001 gene encoding uncharacterized protein — MQKYLKLVQELAVDFDLFQITHVSRTLVALTFSHFKKEIWVEEVKVKSIDTDGVSAVVEKEEQSWMTSIVEFLNKGALPMDSTEAGKIKMIALMYLLDKGILYRKYFLGPHLRCLNPTQAESIIREVHEGMYALHSGHKIVASKIMRLRYYWPSMYRDATERLVPRAEHKANIHNSCTPQANGQCEVTNRDIVLGIKSRLGLCRMGWIDELPKVLWAHRTTPKGVTNETPFSLVYGSEAVILAEINVPTMRIASFGETSNSEELRGNLNLVEERRERATIKETINKQRIASYYNKRVKPLSFQLDDLVW, encoded by the exons ATGCAAAAATATCTGAAACTTGTGCAAGAGCTTGCAGTAGACTTTGATTTATTCCAAATAACTCATGTTTCAAGAACATTAGTCGCCTTAACATTCAgccattttaagaaagaaatttgggtCGAGGAAGTTAAAGTTAAATCCATTGACACAGACGGTGTATCTGCCGTAGTTGAGAAAGAGGAGCAGAGTTGGATGACATCGATAGTGGAATTTCTGAATAAAGGTGCATTGCCAATGGATTCGACAGAAGCAGGAAAGATTAAAATGATAGCACTGATGTATTTGTTAGACAAAGGAATTCTATACAGAAAGTATTTCTTGGGACCCCATTTGCGGTGTCTTAATCCAACTCAAGCAGAGTCAATCATACGTGAAGTGCACGAGGGAATGTACGCTTTGCACTCAGGGCATAAAATAGTGGCGTCCAAAATAATGCGGCTCAGATACTATTGGCCGTCAATGTACAGAGATGCCACAGAG CGATTGGTGCCAAGAGCTGAACATAAAGCAAACATTCACAACAGTTGCACACCCCAAGCGAACGGTCAGTGTGAGGTCACAAATCGGGATATCGTGTTAGGAATTAAATCAAGGCTTGGATTGTGCCGAATGGGTTGGATAGATGAACTGCCGAAGGTACTGTGGGCGCACCGCACAACTCCAAAAGGCGTGACCAATGAAACACCTTTCAGTTTGGTGTACGGGTCCGAGGCTGTAATACTCGCTGAAATAAATGTGCCAACTATGCGCATAGCTTCCTTCGGTGAAACTAGCAATAGCGAAGAACTGCGTGGAAATCTAAACTTAGTTGAAGAGCGCAGGGAAAGGGCGACCATAAAAGAAACAATCAACAAACAAAGAATCGCAAGCTACTATAATAAGCGCGTAAAACCATTATCTTTCCAATTAGATGACTTGGTATGGTGA